GACCATGCCATAGCGCCCTGTCTGTCGCGGCCCCACGGTGTTAAACAACCGTGCGATCACCGTGCGCAACCCTTTTTGCTTGTGGTAGGCCAAGGCCAGAAATTCGTCGATCCCTTTCGAGGCGGAGTAGCTCCAGCGACTCTTGGTAGTCGGCCCCAAAAGCCGGTCATCGTCTTCGCGGAAGGGCACCGCTTCGCTCTTGCCGTAGATCTCGGAGGTGGAGGTGATCAGCACCTTGCGCAGGTAACGGTTGGCCAGCCTGAGCACCACGTGCGTGCCCAAGATGTTGGTCTCGATGACCTCCACCGGGTGGCTGACGATGAGCTCCACCCCCACGGCGGCAGCCAGGTGGTAGATGATGTCGCATTCAGACACGAGCCGGTCCATGACCGTCTCGTTGAGGATGGTCTCCACCGCCACGTGAAAGCGGGGGTTATCGCGCAAATGTTGAATGTTCTTGAGGCTGCCCGTGGACAAATCGTCAATGGCCCACACCTCGTAGCCCCGGCGCAATAATTCTTCGCAAAGGTGCGAGCCAATGAACCCAGCCCCTCCTGTGACCAAGATCCGCATAGGCTTTCCTTTCCCGTTCAGATTCCCGTGCCTTATGCCCTTCCCTTTCGCCCAATGTGCATCAGGGAGACGATGATGGCAAAGATAACCAGCTCATTGACCAAGACTAAGCCACTCTGCCAATAGTTGAGGCTTGGCAGGAGTGCTGCCCCAAGTCCCACGCCAAAGGTGACCAGGTAGAGAAACAGCACGGCCTGTTTCGGCGACATCCCCAGGTCCATGAGGCGGTGGGAAAAGTGGCAGCGGTCGCCCACCCAAATGGGGCGCTTTTCGCGCAGGCGGATGTACACGACAGAAAAGGTGTCAAACAGGGGCACGCCCAGCACCAGCAGCGGCAAGATGACGGGCAGCAGCCCGGGGCTACCAGGGACCACGTATGAGCCGACCAGGGTCAAACAGGCAAGCACGTAACCGATGAAAAGGCTCCCTGCATCGCCCATGAAGATTGTGGCAGGGTAAAAGTTGTGACGCAAGAAACCCAACAAGGCCCCCACCAGCGCCGCGAGCATCAGCGCGGTGAACACCTGTCCCTGCAGCGCAACGACGAAAAGAAGGATTGCTCCGGCGATTGCACCGATGCCCGCCGCTGCCCCATCGGTGTTATCCAACAGGTTGAACGAATTGGTGATCCCTACGATCCAGACGGCCGAAATGAAGTAGTCCAAGACCACGCCGGGCATAAAGCTCGTCCTGATGCCGACCGCGATGGCGACGGCTGCACCAAGGGTTTGCCCTGCGAGCTTCAGGCGGGGGGAAAAATGTATGCCGGCAATGTCATCGACCGTGCCCAATGCGGTTACCACCGTGGCGCCGACGAGGATGCCCACCACTTTCGGCATCACGCGAAGAAGATGGGGCACCTGCTCCACCAACGCGCCCAGGTACTTCGCCACCCATAGATGGGTTCGAAGCGCGAAGAAAAGGGCCAGGTTCAAGCCAACGGTCAGCGCAAAGGCAGCATAGATGGCGATCCCTCCCAGCAGGGGCATGGGGCGTTCGTGTTGCTTGTGGGATATGGGACGGTCGAGCACCTCAAAATGGAACGCCAACCGTCGACACAGGGGGACGAGGGCCAGGGCCATCACTAGGGCGCTCAAAAGCACATAAAGGTACAGTAGGGCTCGAACCTCAAGGCTCATGACACGATTCCTTCCAATAGGTTGGCCAGTTGCTGGGCCTGTGACTGGCGGGAAAAGTGGTGTTCCACGTAGCGGCGGCCGTTTGCCCCCAATCTCCGCGCCAGGTCGCGATCCGCCGCCAGGCGAAGAATGGCTTCAGCCAACGACTGGGCATCCTCGGGCGGCACGAACAAACCGCCTTGGGCTTCTTCAAGCACTCGTCGCGCCTCGCCGTCCACCGCCAGCAGCACCGGCCGGCTACAGGCCCATGCGTCGAACATCTTGGAGGGCAATGCGCCGGTAAACAGAGGCTTCTTCTTGAGCGGAACGATGCATGCATCCGCCGCAGAGAGGAGCTCCGGCATGCGCTCGCGGGAAACCTCGTCCACCAGCTGGACCTGGCGCAAGTCCCACTGCGCCACCAGTTGCCGCACCTGGTCTTTCACCGGTCCTTCACCCACGAAGGCAAAACGAATGTCCTCTCTGTGCTTGAGCAGCCTTGCCGCCTCGCACAATACCTCCATCCCTTGGGCTATGCCGAAAATTCCGGCATACATGGCCACGAACTCATCGCCCCATCCCAGATCGGCTCGCGCGTGCCGGCCGCGGTCATAGAAGAGCTGGGTGTTGGTGCCATTGGGGATGAGCACGAGCTTCCTCTCATCAACGCCC
The candidate division KSB1 bacterium genome window above contains:
- a CDS encoding GDP-mannose 4,6-dehydratase; the protein is MRILVTGGAGFIGSHLCEELLRRGYEVWAIDDLSTGSLKNIQHLRDNPRFHVAVETILNETVMDRLVSECDIIYHLAAAVGVELIVSHPVEVIETNILGTHVVLRLANRYLRKVLITSTSEIYGKSEAVPFREDDDRLLGPTTKSRWSYSASKGIDEFLALAYHKQKGLRTVIARLFNTVGPRQTGRYGMVIPRMVGQALRGEPITVYGDGSQVRCFTYVADVVDALIALAEHPKAEGQIYNIGNNQAITISQLAQRIKELSGSSSEIVYIPYDQAYEAGFEDMRVRVPDLTKIRQLIGYQPKFGLDEILQKVIAYTREQMKTEKTA
- a CDS encoding undecaprenyl/decaprenyl-phosphate alpha-N-acetylglucosaminyl 1-phosphate transferase; amino-acid sequence: MSLEVRALLYLYVLLSALVMALALVPLCRRLAFHFEVLDRPISHKQHERPMPLLGGIAIYAAFALTVGLNLALFFALRTHLWVAKYLGALVEQVPHLLRVMPKVVGILVGATVVTALGTVDDIAGIHFSPRLKLAGQTLGAAVAIAVGIRTSFMPGVVLDYFISAVWIVGITNSFNLLDNTDGAAAGIGAIAGAILLFVVALQGQVFTALMLAALVGALLGFLRHNFYPATIFMGDAGSLFIGYVLACLTLVGSYVVPGSPGLLPVILPLLVLGVPLFDTFSVVYIRLREKRPIWVGDRCHFSHRLMDLGMSPKQAVLFLYLVTFGVGLGAALLPSLNYWQSGLVLVNELVIFAIIVSLMHIGRKGRA
- a CDS encoding glycosyltransferase family 4 protein, with product MRILYISQYFPPEVGATQNRAYEMATHLVRMGHEVTMLTEVPNHPKGIIHPDYRRKLLVRERVNGVDVVRVWVVTRPRKTFLTRLAFYLSFALMAAGVGVCLRRRYDVVFATSPPLFVGAAGLVIARARRARFVFEVRDVWPLSAVELGEIRNHAYARLAEKLEFALYRHALAIPVVTKGILETLRQRGVDERKLVLIPNGTNTQLFYDRGRHARADLGWGDEFVAMYAGIFGIAQGMEVLCEAARLLKHREDIRFAFVGEGPVKDQVRQLVAQWDLRQVQLVDEVSRERMPELLSAADACIVPLKKKPLFTGALPSKMFDAWACSRPVLLAVDGEARRVLEEAQGGLFVPPEDAQSLAEAILRLAADRDLARRLGANGRRYVEHHFSRQSQAQQLANLLEGIVS